Proteins from one Haloarchaeobius litoreus genomic window:
- a CDS encoding transcription factor S: MEFCDECGSMMKTEGDEWVCGNEECGFSKPRDAQSEQAMVTTQGQEESEVVDVSDAENKGLPTTESHCPKCDNDEAYWYMQQIRSADESETRFFICTECEHKWREDDH; encoded by the coding sequence ATGGAGTTCTGTGATGAATGCGGTTCAATGATGAAGACGGAGGGCGACGAGTGGGTCTGCGGGAACGAGGAGTGTGGCTTCTCGAAGCCCCGCGACGCCCAGTCCGAACAGGCGATGGTCACCACACAGGGACAGGAGGAGTCCGAGGTCGTCGACGTCTCCGACGCCGAGAACAAGGGCCTGCCGACGACGGAGTCACACTGCCCGAAGTGTGACAACGACGAGGCCTACTGGTACATGCAGCAGATCCGCTCGGCCGACGAGTCCGAGACGCGCTTTTTCATCTGCACCGAGTGCGAGCACAAGTGGCGCGAGGACGACCACTAA
- a CDS encoding DUF5787 family protein — MLPGEDTEFAFELRVCRWAERAWEPAREDSVVLVARQLGTRDRRWDTLILECDPEGLRQRANFGLDALDSDLLHVVRHAPDDWTYYRDALPYPGYPWRYVREALHRAADRGVVETRKSGNRIECRRRWAYPDWCRRIVAVENKPDLDASAADALVSQLEHDVALSLADEAWVATRATGGAVEPVLFENLPVQAGILTVDVGDGDGRPASDASVAWHARSLAVDDPGTRILERPDGSEFDASAARFEYADPGWKADKRREIAERAYARGWRSYVDTMRPDCRHFQAREDGALLPWCDANGRCQTAGECSGRCSEFEPEPPAWRTKGWPIEGGPGAATKRLLARRRRGRRPGLEE, encoded by the coding sequence ATGCTCCCCGGCGAGGACACCGAGTTCGCGTTCGAGCTGCGGGTCTGTCGCTGGGCCGAGCGCGCGTGGGAGCCCGCCCGCGAGGACTCGGTCGTGCTCGTCGCGCGCCAACTCGGGACCCGCGACCGTCGCTGGGACACCCTCATCTTGGAGTGCGACCCCGAGGGTCTGCGCCAGCGGGCGAACTTCGGGCTGGACGCGCTCGACTCGGACCTGCTGCACGTCGTCCGGCACGCGCCCGACGACTGGACGTACTACCGGGACGCCCTCCCGTACCCGGGCTACCCGTGGCGGTACGTCCGCGAGGCGCTGCACCGTGCGGCCGACCGCGGAGTCGTCGAGACACGCAAGTCCGGCAACCGAATCGAGTGCCGCCGGAGGTGGGCCTACCCGGACTGGTGCCGACGCATCGTCGCCGTCGAGAACAAGCCGGACCTCGACGCCAGCGCCGCCGACGCGCTCGTCTCGCAGCTGGAGCACGACGTGGCGCTCTCGCTCGCCGACGAGGCCTGGGTTGCGACGCGCGCGACCGGCGGTGCCGTCGAGCCGGTGCTGTTCGAGAACCTGCCCGTGCAGGCCGGTATCCTCACCGTCGACGTGGGCGACGGAGACGGCCGGCCCGCGTCCGACGCCAGCGTCGCCTGGCACGCCCGCTCGCTCGCCGTCGACGACCCCGGCACCCGCATCCTCGAACGGCCCGACGGCTCCGAGTTCGACGCCTCCGCCGCCCGGTTCGAGTACGCCGACCCCGGGTGGAAGGCCGACAAGCGCCGCGAGATCGCCGAGCGCGCCTACGCCCGTGGCTGGCGCTCGTACGTCGACACGATGCGTCCCGACTGCCGCCACTTTCAGGCCCGGGAAGACGGCGCGCTGCTGCCCTGGTGCGATGCGAACGGGCGCTGTCAGACCGCTGGCGAGTGCTCGGGTCGTTGCTCCGAGTTCGAGCCCGAACCGCCCGCCTGGCGGACGAAGGGCTGGCCCATCGAGGGCGGGCCGGGCGCGGCGACGAAGCGACTGCTGGCGCGTCGGCGGCGGGGACGGCGGCCCGGGCTGGAGGAGTGA
- a CDS encoding helix-turn-helix domain-containing protein, whose translation MRRVTFAVDYPPSLAHPMHRRLDESAVSRAELLMWGPMDTVTTLAWYDGTPGAVRSLLDPVESITAVDLVAGDGGTYAFVHQTEYELGAPVLDLVADSGVVFLPPVTFEAGGRARVEAVGESEFLAEFHADLREHVDATVERVADFRRWSTPAVDVTPRRHEALAAAVAVGYYDVPRTGSVADVAAELDCAASTAGELLRKGEAALVRGFVGRPRRQS comes from the coding sequence GTGCGCCGTGTCACCTTCGCCGTCGACTACCCGCCGTCGCTGGCGCATCCGATGCACCGACGGCTCGACGAGAGCGCGGTCTCCCGCGCCGAGCTGTTGATGTGGGGGCCGATGGACACCGTGACGACGCTCGCGTGGTACGACGGGACGCCCGGCGCGGTCCGGTCGCTGCTCGACCCGGTCGAGAGCATCACGGCGGTCGACCTCGTGGCGGGCGACGGGGGCACCTACGCGTTCGTCCACCAGACCGAGTACGAGCTCGGCGCGCCGGTGCTCGACCTCGTCGCCGACTCGGGCGTCGTCTTCCTCCCGCCGGTCACGTTCGAGGCGGGTGGCCGGGCGCGCGTCGAGGCCGTCGGCGAGAGCGAGTTCCTCGCCGAGTTCCACGCGGACCTCCGCGAGCACGTCGACGCGACGGTCGAGCGCGTCGCCGACTTCCGGCGCTGGTCCACGCCCGCGGTCGATGTGACGCCCCGCCGGCACGAGGCGCTCGCAGCTGCTGTCGCCGTGGGATACTACGACGTCCCGAGAACCGGGAGCGTCGCCGACGTGGCGGCCGAACTCGACTGCGCGGCGAGCACCGCCGGCGAGCTGCTCCGGAAGGGGGAGGCCGCGCTGGTCCGGGGGTTCGTCGGCAGGCCACGTCGCCAGAGCTGA
- a CDS encoding HAD family hydrolase, translating into MHLVLDYGGVIVEHGDERDHAHLLGVDPDTEPYPGWLAYFAFRDGFIQRTDAYVELLATLSGASHDACREYLDRTWLDPEFPAAHADVLRELAADHTLVLFGNMVRPWVETVLSEHGVLDCFDDLVVSSDIRRPKPHPKGYFECLPEGDESVAFVSDEYNEDLMMGECLGMTSVWVENEDDETPYREPDVRISSLADLPGVLASDDGELLR; encoded by the coding sequence ATGCATCTCGTCCTGGATTACGGCGGCGTCATCGTCGAGCACGGCGACGAACGCGACCACGCGCACCTGCTCGGCGTCGACCCAGACACGGAGCCCTACCCCGGCTGGCTCGCCTACTTCGCGTTCCGAGACGGCTTCATCCAGCGCACGGACGCGTACGTGGAACTCCTCGCGACGCTCTCGGGAGCGTCCCACGATGCGTGTCGTGAGTACCTCGACCGGACGTGGCTCGACCCCGAGTTCCCCGCGGCGCACGCCGACGTGCTCCGGGAGCTCGCGGCCGACCACACGCTGGTCCTCTTCGGGAACATGGTCCGCCCGTGGGTCGAGACGGTGCTCTCGGAGCACGGCGTCCTCGACTGCTTCGACGACCTCGTCGTCTCCTCGGACATCCGCCGGCCGAAGCCGCATCCGAAGGGCTACTTCGAGTGCCTCCCCGAGGGCGACGAATCGGTCGCCTTCGTGAGCGACGAGTACAACGAGGACCTCATGATGGGCGAGTGTCTCGGGATGACCTCGGTGTGGGTCGAGAACGAGGACGACGAGACGCCGTACCGGGAGCCCGACGTCCGGATCTCGTCGCTCGCCGACCTGCCGGGGGTTCTCGCTTCGGACGACGGGGAGCTCCTGCGGTAA
- a CDS encoding aldo/keto reductase, which translates to MSQDTLTPDSVPKADGMPVLGLGTWQNEDHDQCADSVATALEMGYRHIDTAQAYGNEAAVGDGIAQADVDREDVFLATKVWISNLEHDDVLSSTEASLEKLGVDYVDLLYVHWPSGEYDPEGTLSAFDQLVDEGKVKNVGVSNFEPEHVDEAIDTLDADVFANQFECHPLLPQEELRAHCDDAGVNVVAYSPLARGKVFDVPEIQRIAEKHDASAAAVSLAWLRRKGVTAIPKATSEEHIRDNWASLSVDLDADDVAAIDAIDEREREVDPDFAPW; encoded by the coding sequence ATGTCTCAGGATACACTCACCCCGGATAGCGTCCCCAAAGCCGACGGGATGCCGGTGCTCGGCCTCGGCACGTGGCAGAACGAGGACCACGACCAGTGCGCCGACAGCGTCGCGACCGCACTGGAGATGGGCTACCGCCACATCGACACCGCGCAGGCCTACGGCAACGAGGCCGCCGTGGGCGACGGCATCGCTCAGGCCGACGTCGACCGCGAGGACGTGTTCCTCGCGACGAAGGTGTGGATCAGCAACCTCGAACACGACGACGTGCTCTCGAGCACCGAGGCGAGCCTGGAGAAGCTCGGCGTCGACTACGTGGACCTGCTGTACGTCCACTGGCCGTCGGGCGAGTACGACCCGGAGGGAACGCTGTCGGCGTTCGACCAGCTCGTCGACGAGGGCAAGGTGAAGAACGTCGGCGTCTCGAACTTCGAGCCCGAGCACGTCGACGAGGCCATCGACACCCTCGACGCGGACGTGTTCGCGAACCAGTTCGAGTGCCACCCGCTGCTCCCGCAGGAGGAGCTCCGCGCGCACTGCGACGACGCCGGCGTGAACGTCGTCGCGTACTCGCCACTGGCCCGCGGGAAGGTGTTCGACGTACCCGAGATCCAGCGCATCGCCGAGAAACACGACGCGAGCGCGGCCGCGGTCAGCCTCGCGTGGCTCCGCCGGAAGGGCGTCACCGCCATCCCGAAGGCGACGAGCGAGGAACACATCCGCGACAACTGGGCGTCGCTGTCGGTCGACCTCGACGCGGACGACGTGGCGGCCATCGACGCCATCGACGAGCGCGAGCGCGAGGTCGACCCCGACTTCGCGCCCTGGTAG
- a CDS encoding DsbA family oxidoreductase — MTREHGDTVTVYADYVCPFCYLGRHALSLYQDTREEPLRVEWHPFDLRAAQRGPDGELDLSVDDGKDEAYYERARQGVERLREKYGVEMTVDVSRDVDSLSAQLLSRYVQEREPYDTWRALDEALLAALWRDGRDIGDADVLADVARAVGIDEQMVETALSDDANRDALAEDFAAAKAAGVTGVPTFVHDGHQARGAVPPEQLERLVEGV, encoded by the coding sequence ATGACACGCGAGCACGGAGACACCGTGACGGTCTACGCCGACTACGTCTGTCCGTTCTGCTACCTCGGACGCCACGCGCTGTCGCTGTATCAGGACACCCGCGAGGAGCCCCTGCGGGTGGAGTGGCACCCGTTCGACCTCCGGGCCGCCCAGCGCGGCCCCGACGGCGAGCTGGACCTGAGTGTGGACGACGGGAAGGACGAGGCGTACTACGAACGCGCCCGACAGGGCGTCGAGCGCCTCCGCGAGAAGTACGGCGTCGAGATGACCGTCGACGTCTCCCGTGACGTGGACTCGCTCTCCGCCCAGTTGCTCTCGCGGTACGTCCAGGAGCGCGAGCCGTACGACACCTGGCGCGCCCTCGACGAGGCGCTGCTGGCGGCGCTCTGGCGCGACGGCCGCGACATCGGCGACGCGGACGTACTCGCCGACGTGGCGCGTGCGGTCGGCATCGACGAGCAGATGGTCGAGACCGCACTCTCGGACGACGCGAACCGCGACGCGCTCGCCGAGGACTTCGCCGCCGCGAAGGCCGCCGGCGTCACCGGCGTCCCGACGTTCGTCCACGACGGCCATCAGGCCCGCGGTGCGGTGCCGCCCGAACAGCTGGAACGGCTCGTCGAGGGCGTCTGA
- a CDS encoding DUF7333 family protein: MELDQTKTAVAFLALIVVGTGALLAMQVMPTETTLMMVTPSMLVFGLVCLGIGVAHGEYRATH; the protein is encoded by the coding sequence ATGGAACTCGACCAGACGAAGACCGCGGTGGCGTTCCTGGCACTCATCGTGGTCGGGACGGGCGCACTGCTCGCCATGCAGGTGATGCCGACAGAGACGACACTCATGATGGTCACGCCGTCGATGCTCGTCTTCGGGCTCGTCTGCCTGGGTATCGGCGTGGCCCACGGGGAGTACCGGGCGACGCACTGA
- a CDS encoding DUF5797 family protein: MTLSDEARERLADIVELQPTKNGELQERWGMESGSEVHSFLESELKEYYFRDDNSLIRATAEAAELVDVEPGVTAGDEPGGTPSAVRVPALQAAILDRLAGPDEDGQSVVSVLRTLRENAGLDPDVDEVRDALQSLRRKDVVEVVYTTVPTFRLAVARDEFEVTVNDS; encoded by the coding sequence ATGACCCTCTCGGATGAGGCGCGCGAGCGTCTGGCCGACATCGTCGAGCTCCAGCCGACGAAGAACGGCGAGCTGCAGGAGCGGTGGGGGATGGAGAGCGGGAGCGAGGTCCACAGCTTCCTCGAAAGCGAGCTGAAGGAGTACTACTTCCGGGACGACAACAGCCTCATCCGGGCGACCGCGGAGGCCGCCGAACTCGTCGACGTCGAGCCGGGCGTCACCGCCGGCGACGAGCCTGGCGGCACGCCGAGTGCCGTGCGGGTACCCGCGCTCCAGGCCGCCATCCTCGACCGCCTCGCCGGGCCAGACGAGGACGGCCAGAGCGTCGTCAGCGTCCTGCGCACCCTGCGCGAGAACGCGGGCCTCGACCCCGACGTGGACGAGGTGCGCGACGCGCTCCAGTCCCTCCGCCGCAAGGACGTCGTCGAGGTCGTCTACACCACGGTCCCGACGTTCCGCCTCGCCGTCGCCCGCGACGAGTTCGAGGTCACGGTGAACGACTCGTAG